The window catttaatcttttataaactatatactaagattaattaattctcGAGCTAAGCTCCAACTTACTTACCAAAAATAAAGCgaaaaaaataggaaacaATGGCATTTGTTACAatgccaaaaataaatataaattgtatAATATTCCGTAATAATTAGTccatttaatcttttataatcgtaaaattatatatataaattaactttttatacGTGGAGAAGGAAGATTTAAACCtctgaccaaaaaaaaattgaatttattaaattatggaaataaattaattataaagaatTTGGAACAAAAGGACaacctaataaaaataaaaataaaaaataataatttttggtAAGGCACGAAATTTTCTCCgaatagaaaaggaaataaatcaAGGGGAATAAGAAAAGGCCAAATAGCGTAGATGCGcactaaatttaatattatatattatacctttcttatttatttatttataactatttttttaaagcttgGTTTGGTTGTACTTTATACCTTGTACTTAATTCcatttattggttttttttaatggaatgaatattttattaggaaataatttatattcattttaattcaaataaagcGGTCGGACACGAAGATAAGATAACATTATATTTTAGgtttaattaaaatcttattatTAGGTCggattttaatgttttatgttatttttcttgGCACACGAGCTTCATCGATAAAAGTAGAACTTCTACTGATGCAAATCGTGCATACAGGTAGAAGTTCTATTTCTATTGATGCGAGCTTGTGTTCGTTGGGAAAAGAGTGAATATGTTGACccattatgtttttttttttttttttttttttttttttgNATTTTTTTGTTCGAAATGACGATAGTgtgtaaaaaattattatagtcATTTGATGCATGTAGTAGATTTACGAGCAGGTAAAAAGTGCTACGGTCCTGCAATTATGATAGCTACTTAGGTAATTACGTTTGTAACTAGAGGGGCGGAGTGGTTATCATGTCTATGGTAGTGCACTTAGACAAATTTCAGAGACGAGACAAATATAGGTCGCCTAGGATACTTGAATACTTTTTTACCTTAGGCCACTTTGAGAGACGAGACATATATAGATCATTTTTTACTAGGTTTTGATATGTGGGTTACGTCACGTTAATCTCAACTTGGACACTCTCAAGTTTGTTTTGGTCCCCATGGGACACTTACCCacttttttttacccttttagGTCACTTTAAAGTTCTCGAGAGACGAGATAGATGCTTTCGTACCTCCCAGTGCACTTCAATACATTTTAGGTGGTTGAGGTAGCTTTGATAATTAGGTTATGTTCCATTAGGTTTGATTATGGCACATCCAATTTTTGTCTTGGTCCGCACGGGACAATTCGATACTTTTTTCTTGTACCCTTTTAGACCACTTTGAAGTTTCTAGGAACGAAAGTACGTTTTGAAATCATTTCTAGCTAGTTTTTAGTCTTCACGTGCAATTAGATACCTTTTAGATATTGAATTAGCTTCAAGAGGTGGGATATGTCTCGTTAGACTCGACTAAGAGCACGATGAAGTTTATCTTAGCTCCTTAGGACACTTAAGCACTTTAAATACACAGTTTAAGACATTTCATACCCACTTTCGAGatgttgataattttttatttgtttaatttttcttgtaaattaattacttcgtatgaaacaaaaaatggaaatttgtgACGATTGATAGTTTTTctgtgaaattttttaattagaatttaaaatctcGATGAATAAATTAGTTAGAGACCGAATATGTGAgatatttaaaactatgaggctaatgaaaatgagaggtcaaagtggacaatatttgctagcagtgggcttgggacattataaatgatattagagccatcGAGCTGTctcttaggctgttacaaatgatatcagaaccaaacatcgggcggtgtgacAGCGAGGAtaatgacaatacgtaatgggcccaTTATAATTACACATATTATAATGACACGTATGAAACTTAATGTTATATCAATTATTGgagatgaaaattaatttagttgaaCCAAATGGTCCCAACCAACGGAGTTCCCATTTCTTCTTCGCTTCAACCAAAACCGTCCTAATTAAATAGGCATGAAAAGAGCGTGGTGGGGCAACAATTATATTGGTGAtgcatgaatgaaccgagactcCATCTTAATGACAGTGATCCTCCGAATATgatgataaaaaaagaatttaaaattactatttataCCAATAATGTGTACTTTTTTTCATGGCCAAATCATAATAACTCTATAGTTGATCGtgagtataaaataaaaattaaaataaaattttaaaaaaattaaaataaaatatttttaaagaataaaataaataacatttgtCAACCattataaaagttaaaaagacaaaatataatttaggaACATATATTAGATATACTTAGGTGACCAATGTGATGAGGTGGAAGGAAAGCATTGGGCCACGTGTGAAAGTTGGTGAACTGTAATTGATGTCTGGCAACCAACACCGGGGACGATTGGTCGAAATCTAGTGGTGTTGATGCCTTGGATGTGATGGGGGTATGATtgtaataaatgaattttctgCGTTAATTACTAAATGAAGTGGACCAACAAAATTTCCAACTCAAAAATGTCGGCCGAATAATTATtcgaattttctattttctatcttcattttttattcattttcattaatcatctatttgaaaataagctctagttatattaaaaattgatttaagtCGACTGAAAAGGGAGCTAGGCATaatgtgtgagatcctacatcggttggagttggagacaaaacatttcttatgagggtgtaaaaacctctttCTAATAGACgtgcttcaaaattttgaggctgatgatgatacgtgatgggccaaagcaaacaatatttgctagcggtgggtttgggctgttacaaacggaatcagagctagacatggagcgatgtgccaacaaggacgttgggctctcaaggggggtagattgtgaggttccacattggttgcgGAGGGGAATGAAGtgtttcttataagagtgtggaaacctctctctagcatacatGTTTCAAAACCGTGAGattgatggtgatacgtaacaggccaagaGGTGAGCTTAGGCTGTAACTTCCATGACCTTCCGGCACTGGGCAGGCGTCGGCCCCCATACATGGTCTTACGACTTTGCGAAGTCTTGTGTTTTTGGTAAACAGTCGCCCGGGCCTGGTCATTGCGACCCCCTTTGTGAGGAGGCACCCCTTCTCCCGAAGTTACGGGGCTATTTTGCCGAGTTCCTTAGAGAGAGTTGTCTCGCGCCCCTAGGTATTCTCTACCTACCCACCTGTGTCGGTTTCGGGTACAGGTACCCTTTTGTTGAAGGTCGTTCGAGCTTTTCCTGGGAGTATGGCATGGGTTACTTCAGCGCCGTAGCGCCTGGTACTCNTAGAGTTGTCTCGCTCCCCTAGGTATTCTCTACCTACTCACATGTGTCGGTTTTGGGTACAGGTACCCTTTTCTTGAAGGCCGTTCGAGCTTTTCCTGGAAGTATGACATCAGTTACTTCAGCATCGTAGCGCCTGGTACTCAAACATTGGCTCGAGGTATTTTCTCTACCCCTTCTTACCCTGAAAAAATAGGGGCCTCTTGCGTCCTTGAACCGATAACCATCTTTCGACTAACCTAGCCTCCTCCGTCCCTCGAGACCAACAAGGGGTAGTACAGGAATATTCACCTGTTGTCCATCGACTACACCTTTCGACCTGATATTAGGCCCTGACTCACCCTCTATAGACAAACCTTGCGGAGGAACCCTTCGGTTTTCAGGGCATTGGTGATATTACAAacggtatcaaagtcagacaacggacgatgtgccagcgagtaTGCTGACCCCTAAGGGAgtggtttgtgagatcccacatcaattggagcggggaacaaaacatttattctaaagatgtgaaaaacctCTCCTAACGCACACgtataatatctactaggagGATAGAGTGGTGGGCGATAGGTGAGGTAAGAAGAGCATggaggagagaaagaaagatagTCATAATTGTTAAGTGGATAAATGTGGCTTTCATATTTGAAATGAGTGCTTAATTTGGACGTTGACAAGAACCCAAACAAGTTGTGAGTTTTGCTAACCACCCCTCCATATTTATCTTTCTTAGATTCAAAGCATCTCACTTCAATAattatctaataattattagagTGTTGCATGTCCACCATCTTCCGGTTCGTCACCGAACCACATCCTATTAGAAAAATGGCGGTAATAACTCATGCTCAAGATCAGACTGGAATGATatctaaatttaatatcaaatgGCTTCAACATTCCTTTGCATCCCTGTATAGACCAACACAGATCATTTTAGCATGTTTTATCATTATTCACATGCTCTAAGAGATCACGAGTACACACGATTGCTTCAAGATAAACACATCGAGCCATATGTACTCTTCAAACAAGTGGGTCGTGTTAATAATAGCCTATTTCAAATATCATTTGGGCCGAGCCATGTTAATAACAGCCCAATTCTAAATATACAAATTGGGCCGGGTCGTGTTGATTTAGCCCATTTCTAAATGTTATTTGGGCCGGGCCGAACCCATTGGAAGCCCAAAAGTCTGACCGAAGATAACGTCGACGATGAGTTCTGGACTGTTTCACTCCGGAATCGGCGAGTCAACTCACCGATTCAAGGAGGCGGCATCAACTCCATTGTCGATACATCTGAGTTAATCTATTCAAAATCCACACAGCCCCAGATGGTTGTTCTACTCTCAGCTTCAGCTTTCGCGATCTCTGAACTTCTCTTCAGGTGAGTCAATTTCCACCCATTTCTTTCACTTTGCTGGAAAGTTAACGAAATTATGTACAACCCTTATGCTAGCTCAACTTTATATTCCATCCGGAGTAAAGGGTATCTTCCCAATTACTTAAACGAGCGACCCATCTTCTTAAATGAAAGATGTAATGGAAACCCATTGCatctttcatcatcatcatcatgttgttcttgttgtgtTTGCTATGCATTTCCAACACACAGATTGCCTGTAGGCCCTAGCCTTTTATATGGGTCGAGGCAATCCACCCTGCTTAAATGGTCGATTTCTAGGAGGTTGATGTTGTGTGGCCGAAATCGGTTCTGTTATACGCTTCCGCAATATGGGCATGTTCTGGATTGTTGTGAGGTTCCTTTCTCTATTGTTGATGATAAGGCTTGTCATTGTAGTGAGGGAAGGAGATATAGACAATGTTGTTTGAATTCTGAGGGTGATTTTGAATGCGACGAATCGGATGGATTCGATGAAGAGGACATTGCTGAGGCAATGATCAGTTTGATAAGGGAGGGTTTTGGTAGTCAGGGGAAAAGTAGGTTGTCTAAGAGGGTGGAAGTGGGGAACCGAGGAAAGTCCGGAGCTAAGGAGAGTAGTTTAAGTTCGTCGAGAATGGTAGAACTCGAGAAAAGGGCGAGGAGAGGTGTTGAGGATAAAAGGTTAAGTTCATTTGAAAAGATAAGAGTAgatagaaaaagagagagtggAAATCGTCGTGACAAAGAAGAGAGGAACAGTGAACAGAATAATAAAGTCGGATCGATCGTGGTTGAGTTAAGGAAAAATGGATATAAACTGAACGGAGATCGGTTAGTTCATTCAAGAGGGGATGGTCAGAGTTTGAGAAAAGAAGGGTCTACTTGTTCATCTTATTACTCTCTCTCGTCCTCTGGGGATGTTGAGGAGGATGCTGAAGTGGAAGACAAGAACGTGCAATTCGTTGAGGAATTTTCCGGTGGGTACAGGTACGACTCCGTGAGTGATTTAGGAGAGAAATTAGATGGGCGGATCAAGGAAGAATACAAGAGTCAAGGAGATGATGAGAAGGGGCGAGAAGAGGAATCCGTGCGAGGTGATATTACAGAACGGAATCATGCTAATTGGCATTTGAGGAAGAACTCTGAGACGAAACCTAGTCAAGGATCAACACGAGTAACATCCTCTATAAGTGAAACCTCTGAGACGAACTCGAGATTGTCAAGGACTAGGGAAAGTGGTTATGTAGGTACTTCAAGTTCCAAGAAGAAGTTCGTTGACAAGGAAGAGGAGTTGAAAATGATGGCGACTTTGAACGAGCAATCGAAACAAAATGTATCAGGTAATAAAGTGGGTGGTGTTTATATAAATGAAGGGAAAAAACTTGCTGAAGTATCAGAAATACGGCATGGTAAAGCTGAAGAAATTTCTCGTTCTCAGAAACGACTTACTATTAAGAATGAAAAGCTAGAATTAGATGCAAATCTCGTCAAGAAAGCAAGCAACAGTAGTCATGAAACTGTTCGTCCTGTccttcaagaagaaagttcgAGACGAACTTCATCGGAAAATAGGAAAACCGAGAGAGAAAGGACCTCTCATCAGATAAGTCAGTCGAATGCAGTGATTAACGCAAGTGAAAGTACCGACGTCCACGTAACTTCTAATCAAGAGGTTGAAGAAAGACATCATCAAATAGGAAATCATGCCATTGGGGAAATGGGTTCAAgacaaaaatttcttcatcttgGTGTTATATCAGTAGCCAAAGATGGTAGTACCAACACGACCAACACCTCTGTTTCAAGTTCCGAAGTTGGAACACGAAACGAGGAACAAAATGCAGCATCAAACCTCCTGGCTAAAGACAAAAAGTCTTCGATGGTACATAAAGCTTCTCCGAGCGTTATCTCCAGAAAAGGTTCCCAAGATGCCATGAACATTTCACTGCTTCACGGGACTGATAAAATTTCTTCGACATATTCtgaaaaaacatttgaaaatagaatctTCGAGCAAGAAACTAATAAATCATCAGTGGAAAAAACTAAGGAAACCGTAATAAGAACAGGTCGAAATAATCATCGTGTGGTGCAATCTGAATCAGGAAACGAGGTTAGAGATCATGCAACAAAGTTAAAAGTTCATGGATCGTTTAATTTAAGTTCCGAAAGTAGTTACCAACGGATTGACGTGAATGAGCAAGAAAGTAAAGGCTCGCAGGCTATGTTAATGCCTCCGCCATCTCAGCTTGTAGCTAGAAATCCGTCGCGAACAGAGTCTACTAGTGAAATGGCAAGCCAAATAGTTTCGAGAAGAGCATCAGGAAGTTCGGGTGCTTCCTACGTGCAGTCAGGGGGAAGTCCAGTTTTGCACGGCAAGTCCTACAGAGAAAGCGGGGTAGACGAGAGTACTGGGGAGCCAACCTACCTTATCAATCCTGGTGATACTCTAGGCTCAGCTGACCATTTAGAGAGGTCGTCCGCACCGTTCGTTGGGGAGTCCATTGAGAAGTCCAGGAATGAACCGTTGATTTCCGAAATCCAGAAGGAAGACAATGTCTCTGAAGTAGATTTACTGCATGAAGAGAAGCATGGACAAAAGAATTTTGTAGATTATCAAACGAAGGACCATGACTCGAAGCTCTCATCACGGAGTTCGGGAAGCAAGGGTCCTTCTGATGAAATGTGGCATGTAATGGACTCGACTACTGAGCAGCAGCCTCCGAAAACTGAAGATCCTGAGACTAGTGCACATAGTGAGAATGCAATTGTCAAGAGAAGTGGAAGATCGTTGTGGAATGTCATTTCAGATATAGTTCGTCTCCGTTGGGCTTCACGTGCCGAAACCTCTGATTCAGCTGTAAGATCAGGTGGAAGAAATTCACCAAACGAGTCTGTTAGTAACGAGACATGGTTCTCTGGCCGTGAACATGAAGAAACTGATAATACAAGAATCGGAAGAACCGCAGTTTCTCAATTCACTTCGTCGGATCGGTTAGAAGAACCAAAAAATACATACCATGAAGTAGATACCCCACCTTCCCCAAATGTAATGGAGATCAAGCCATCAAGTGAAACTTTGTTAATTTCTGGAGAGGCGATCTTAACAGATGGTAGGAAGGTTGACGTTATTTCTTCTGGTTCGGATATCGAACGGTCATCATTACCACTGTCTCCCCGAGGTTCTCTCGTTATCGACGAAATTTCTCACAGTGGTAAAACAGATGCCTCTGCAAGCAGCTCGGCTGAGCGGTTGGGGCGTTCTTCTGATGCAACATTACTAGAGATATCAACAACTGGAACCAGGGATGGGGAAGTGAAACAAAGGAAGCTTCAAAGAAACAAGCAAGTTCTTAAAGATCAATTCGACGAATGGGAAGAAGCATACATACTCGAGACTGAGCAGCGGAAAATGGACGAAATGTTCATGAGGGAAGCGCTTGCTGAAGCCAGGAAGGCGGCTGATACCTGGGAGGTACCTGTGGGAGCAGTATTGGTGAAACATGGAAAAATTATCGCTCGTGGCTGCAACCTGTAAGTACTTCGACAGAACGCCTATCTTGTTCGGTTAATCGCTTTCTTTTGAATGTTAACACGTTCATATTTTAGGGTCGAAGAGCTTCGAGATTCCACAGCCCATGCCGAAATGATTTGTATTCGGGAGGCTTCAAAGCAATTAAAGTCATGGAGGCTTGCTGTAATTTTCTGTTACTAGTTTGATCACTTACTAGTTTAAGGGGTTGTTTTTGACTTAGACCATTTCGTACGTTCACAGGAGACGACGCTGTACGTGACGCTTGAACCGTGCCCTATGTGCGCTGG is drawn from Cucurbita pepo subsp. pepo cultivar mu-cu-16 chromosome LG09, ASM280686v2, whole genome shotgun sequence and contains these coding sequences:
- the LOC111801835 gene encoding tRNA(adenine(34)) deaminase, chloroplastic; translation: MYNPYASSTLYSIRSKGYLPNYLNERPIFLNERCNGNPLHLSSSSSCCSCCVCYAFPTHRLPVGPSLLYGSRQSTLLKWSISRRLMLCGRNRFCYTLPQYGHVLDCCEVPFSIVDDKACHCSEGRRYRQCCLNSEGDFECDESDGFDEEDIAEAMISLIREGFGSQGKSRLSKRVEVGNRGKSGAKESSLSSSRMVELEKRARRGVEDKRLSSFEKIRVDRKRESGNRRDKEERNSEQNNKVGSIVVELRKNGYKLNGDRLVHSRGDGQSLRKEGSTCSSYYSLSSSGDVEEDAEVEDKNVQFVEEFSGGYRYDSVSDLGEKLDGRIKEEYKSQGDDEKGREEESVRGDITERNHANWHLRKNSETKPSQGSTRVTSSISETSETNSRLSRTRESGYVGTSSSKKKFVDKEEELKMMATLNEQSKQNVSGNKVGGVYINEGKKLAEVSEIRHGKAEEISRSQKRLTIKNEKLELDANLVKKASNSSHETVRPVLQEESSRRTSSENRKTERERTSHQISQSNAVINASESTDVHVTSNQEVEERHHQIGNHAIGEMGSRQKFLHLGVISVAKDGSTNTTNTSVSSSEVGTRNEEQNAASNLLAKDKKSSMVHKASPSVISRKGSQDAMNISLLHGTDKISSTYSEKTFENRIFEQETNKSSVEKTKETVIRTGRNNHRVVQSESGNEVRDHATKLKVHGSFNLSSESSYQRIDVNEQESKGSQAMLMPPPSQLVARNPSRTESTSEMASQIVSRRASGSSGASYVQSGGSPVLHGKSYRESGVDESTGEPTYLINPGDTLGSADHLERSSAPFVGESIEKSRNEPLISEIQKEDNVSEVDLLHEEKHGQKNFVDYQTKDHDSKLSSRSSGSKGPSDEMWHVMDSTTEQQPPKTEDPETSAHSENAIVKRSGRSLWNVISDIVRLRWASRAETSDSAVRSGGRNSPNESVSNETWFSGREHEETDNTRIGRTAVSQFTSSDRLEEPKNTYHEVDTPPSPNVMEIKPSSETLLISGEAILTDGRKVDVISSGSDIERSSLPLSPRGSLVIDEISHSGKTDASASSSAERLGRSSDATLLEISTTGTRDGEVKQRKLQRNKQVLKDQFDEWEEAYILETEQRKMDEMFMREALAEARKAADTWEVPVGAVLVKHGKIIARGCNLVEELRDSTAHAEMICIREASKQLKSWRLAETTLYVTLEPCPMCAGAILQARVENLVWGAPNKLLGADGSWIRLFPDGGEVNASEQAEKPAAPVHPFHPKMTIRRGILASECSDVMQHFFQLRRRKKKKENTPPLTIAHHHHPSKFISKMHNIFHILFCL